A single Panulirus ornatus isolate Po-2019 chromosome 18, ASM3632096v1, whole genome shotgun sequence DNA region contains:
- the LOC139754929 gene encoding uncharacterized protein, with the protein MVTAHQLALLVSLATVVRGGVVSQVSLVGRQLGSGDDQLLQCQDTITIDFSSGFPHVNCSSPCQQQLNTSVAGSVYKREDRLAEYGVMLKLEYDLDGQLNCSLIEDQPDFHLLQILMHNEACHGGSTQGSGGTGSTQVPGGTGSTQVSGGSGLTQVPSGTGSTQVPGGSGSTQVPGVSGSTKVPGGSGSTHIPGGSGSTKVPGGSSSTKGPAASGSTEVPSGSGSTQVSGGTGSTQVPSGSGSTRVPGGSGSTQVSGGTGATQVPGVSGSTQVPGGSGSTQVPGGSGSTQVTGGNGSTKVPGGSGSTQVPVVSGSTQVAGGSGSTQVPGGSESTKVPGGSGSTQVPSGSGSTHVTGGSGSTQVPGGSGSTQVPGSSGSTQVPGGSGSSQVPSGSGSTQVPGGSGSTQVPGGSGSTQVPGGSGSTQVPGGSGSTQVPGGSGSTQVPGGSGSTQVPGGSGSTQVPGGSGSTKVPGGSGSTQVPGGSGSTQVPGGSGSTQVPGGSGSTQVPGGSGSTQVPGGSGSTQVPSGSGSTHVTGGSGSTQVPGGSGSTQVPGGSGSTQVPGGSGSTQVPGGSGSTQVPGGSGSTQVPGGSGSTQVPGGSGSTQVPSGSGSTHVTGGSGSTQVPSGSGSTQVPGGSGSTQVPGGSGSTQVPGGSESTQAPGGSGSTQVPGGSGSTQVPGGSGSSQVPSGSGSTQVPGGTGTTQVPGGSGSSQVPSGSGSTQVPGGSGSTQVPGGSGSTQVPGGSGSSQVPSGSGSTQVPGDTGTTQVPGGNGSTQVPGGSGSTQVPGGSGSTQVPGGSGSTQVPVGSGSTRVPGDSGSSQVPSGSGSTQVPGGSGSTQVPGGSGSTQVPGGSSSTQAPGGSGPTQVPGGSGSTQVPSGSGSTQVPGGSGSTQVTEGNGSTQVPGGSGSTQVSVSSGSTQVPGGSGSSQVPSGSGSTQVPGGSGSTQVPGGSGSTQVPGGSGSTQVPGGSGSTQVPGGSGSTQVPGGSGSTQVPGGSGSTQVPGGSGSTQVPGGSGSTQVPGGSGSTQVAGGSGSTQVPSGSGSTQVPGGSGSTQVPGGSGSTQVPGVSGSTQVPGGSGSTQVPGGSGSTQVPSGSGSTQVPGGSGSTQVPGVSGSTQVPGGSGSTQVPGGSGSTQVPVGSGSTRVPGDSGSSQVPSGSGSTQVPGGSGSTQVPGGSGSTQVLEVVAQPKFLVVVGPTKFRGVADQLKYPSVDVAQHKYLVECGQPKYWKGNGSTQVPGGSVAQPKFPGGSGLNPSSWRQWALPKFLEVVAHPVSCGSGSTQVPGGQPKVPGSQPKSCSQPSGSTQVPGGSGSTQVPGGSGSTQVPGGSGSTQVPGGSGSTQVPGGSGSTQVPGGSGSTQVPGGSGSTQVPGGSGSTQVPGGSGSTQVPGGSGSTGGLSKEPPTTVATVSPTSGHTDEAPVNPDCGNNVQGQAGAGNAVAQETDATEEASDTTTKTLPTTVPTTRTTTISLVCPAGWELFSSSCYHFTTKRTGSWQEGRDYCASINGAYVKITNLTEFNFVKSRLTDSTWIGLNDLGKEGTFIWDSDKSLVSFKKWDEGEPNNGVILFENEDCVEMDKDKDYNWNDEQCSYDRRYACERNAIVIRG; encoded by the exons ATGGTGACGGCTCATCAGCTGGCCCTCCTGGTCTCCTTAGCCACG GTGGTCCGTGGTGGCGTGGTGAGCCAGGTGTCTCTCGTAGGTCGACAGCTGGGCTCAGGTGACGACCAGCTGCTCCAGTGTCAAGATACCATCACGATAGACTTCTCCAGCGGCTTCCCTCACGTCAACTGCTCCTCTCCATGTCAGCAACAACTGAAC ACATCAGTGGCCGGATCGGTGTACAAGCGAGAGGATCGTCTGGCTGAATATGGTGTCATGTTGAAGCTGGAATATGACCTGGATGGTCAGCTGAACTGCTCCCTCATTGAAGACCAGCCAG ATTTCCATCTTCTGCAAATACTAATGCATAATGAGGCTTGTCATGGAGGCTCAACCCAAGGTTCTGGTGGTACTggctcaacccaagttcctggtggtacTGGCTCAACCCAAGTTTCTGGTGGTAGTGGCTTAACCCAAGTTCCTAGTGGTACTGGCTCAACTCAAGTTCCTGGTGGTAGCGGCTCAACTCAAGTACCTGGCGTTAGTGGCTCAACCaaagttcctggtggtagtggttcAACCCATATTCCCGGTGGTAGTGGCTCAACCAAAGTTCCTGGAGGGAGCAGCTCAACCAAGGGTCCTGCAGCAAGTGGTTCAACTGAAGTTCCTAGTGGCAGTGGCTCAACCCAAGTTTCCGGTGGCACTGGCTCAACCCAAGTTCCTAGTGGCAGTGGCTCAACCCGAGTTCCTGGTGGCAGTGGCTCGACCCAAGTTTCTGGTGGTACTGGCGCAACCCAAGTACCTGGCGTCAGTggctcaacccaagttcctggtggtagtggctcaacccaagttcctggcgGCAGTGGCTCAACTCAAGTTACTGGTGGTAATGGTTCAACAaaagttcctggtggtagtggctcaACCCAGGTTCCTGTTGTTAGTGGTTCGACCCAAGttgctggtggtagtggctcaacccaagttcctggcgGCAGTGAGTCAACCAAAGTTCCTGGCGGCAGTGGCTCAACTCAAGTTCCTAGTGGCAGTGGTTCAACCCATGTTACTGGTGGTAGTGGCTCAACCCAAGTACCTGGTGGTAGTGGttcaacccaagttcctggtaGTAGTGGCTcgacccaagttcctggtggaAGTGGCTCATCTCAAGTTCCTAGTGGCAGTggctcaacccaagttcctggtggtagtgggtcaacccaagttcctggcgGCAGTGGCTCtacccaagttcctggtggtagtgggtcaacccaagttcctggtggcagtggctcgacccaagttcctggtggtagtggctcgacccaagttcctggtggtagtgggtcaacccaagttcctggcgGCAGTGGCTCTACCCAAGTTCCTGGAGGTAGTGGCTCAACCAAAGTTCCTGGAGGTAGTGGCTCAACTCAAGTTCCGGGAGGCAGTGGCTcgacccaagttcctggtggtagtggctcgacccaagttcctggtggtagtgggtcaacccaagttcctggtggtagtggctcaacccaagttcctggcgGCAGTGGCTCAACTCAAGTTCCTAGTGGCAGTGGTTCAACCCATGTTACTGGTGGTAGTggctcaacccaagttcctggtggtagtgggtcaacccaagttcctggcgGCAGTGGCTCtacccaagttcctggtggtagtggctcaacccaagttcctggtggcagtggctcgacccaagttcctggtggtagtggctcgacccaagttcctggtggtagtgggtcaacccaagttcctggcgGCAGTGGCTCAACTCAAGTTCCTAGTGGCAGTGGTTCAACCCATGTTACTGGTGGTAGTGGCTCAACCCAAGTTCCTAGTGGTAGTgggtcaacccaagttcctggcgGCAGTGGCTcgacccaagttcctggtggtagtggctcaacccaagttcctggcgGCAGTGAGTCAACCCAAGCTCCAGGCGGCAGTggctcaacccaagttcctggcgGCAGTGGCTCAACTCAAGTTCCTGGTGGAAGTGGCTCATCTCAAGTTCCTAGTGGCAGTgggtcaacccaagttcctggtggtactggcacaacccaagttcctggtggaAGTGGCTCATCTCAAGTTCCTAGTGGCAGTgggtcaacccaagttcctggtggtagtgggtcaacccaagttcctggcgGCAGTGGCTCTACTCAAGTTCCTGGTGGAAGTGGCTCATCTCAAGTTCCTAGTGGCAGTgggtcaacccaagttcctggtgaTACTGGCacaacccaagttcctggtggtaacggatcaacccaagttcctggtggtagtggctcaACACAAGTACCTGGTGGGAGTGGCTCAACTCAAGTTCCTGGAGGTAGCGGTTCGACCCAAGTTCCTGTTGGTAGTGGCTCGACCCGAGTCCCTGGTGATAGTGGCTCATCCCAAGTTCCTAGTGGCAGTGGCTCAACCCAAGTTCCAGGTGGTAGTGGttcaacccaagttcctggcgGCAGCGGCTCTACCCAAGTTCCTGGAGGTAGTAGCTCAACCCAAGCTCCTGGTGGTAGTGGGCCAACCCAAGTTCCTGGGGGTAGCGGATCAACTCAAGTTCCCAGTGGTAGTGGCTCAACACAAGTACCTGGTGGAAGTGGTTCAACCCAAGTTACTGAAGGTAATGGTTCAACCCAAGTACCTGGTGGTAGTGGCTCAACCCAAGTTTCTGTCAGTAGTGGCTcgacccaagttcctggtggaAGTGGCTCATCTCAAGTTCCTAGTGGTAGTggctcaacccaagttcctggcgGCAGTGGCTCTACCCAAGTTCCTGGAGGTAGTggctcaacccaagttcctggtggcagtggctcgacccaagttcctggtggtagtggctcaacccaagttcctggtggtagtgggtcaacccaagttcctggaggtagtggctcaacccaagttcctggtggcAGTGGCTCGACCCAAGTTCCTGGCGGCAGTggctcaacccaagttcctggtggtagtggctcgactcaagttcctggtggtagtggctcaACCCAAGTTGCTGGCGGCAGTGGGTCAACCCAAGTTCCTAGTGGTAGCggctcaacccaagttcctggtggtagtggctcgacccaagttcctggtggtagtggctcaacccaagttcctggtgtTAGTGGCTCGACacaagttcctggtggtagtggctcaacccaagttcctggtggtagcGGCTCCACCCAAGTTCCTAGTGGTAGCggctcaacccaagttcctggtggcagcggctcaacccaagttcctggtgttagtggctcaacccaagttcctggtggtagtggctcaACTCAAGTTCCTGGAGGTAGCGGTTCGACCCAAGTTCCTGTTGGTAGTGGCTCGACCCGAGTCCCTGGTGATAGTGGCTCATCCCAAGTTCCTAGTGGCAGTGGCTCTACCCAAGTTCCAGGTGGTAGTGGttcaacccaagttcctggcgGCAGCGGCTCTACCCAAGTCCTGGAGGTAGTAgctcaacccaagttcctggtggtagtggggCCAACCAAGTTCCGGGGGGTAGCGGATCAACTCAAGTATCCCTCAGTGGATGTGGCTCAACACAAGTACCTGGTGGAATGTGGTCAACCCAAGTACTGGAAAGGTAATGGATCAACCCAAGTACCTGGTGGCAGTGTGGCTCAACCCAAGTTTCCAGGTGGTAGTGGCCTCAACCCCAGTTCCTGGCGGCAGTGGGCTCTACCCAAGTTCCTGGAGGTAGTGGCTCACCCAGTATCCTGTGGCAGTGGCTCGACCCAAGTTCCTGGT GGTCAACCCAAGGTTCCTGGGTCCCAACCCAAGTCCTGTAGCCAACCAAGTggctcaacccaagttcctggtggtagtggctcaacccaagttcctggtggtagtggctcaacccaagttcctggtggtagtggctcaacccaagttcctggtggtagtggctcaacccaagttcctggtggtagtggctcaacccaagttcctggtggtagtggctcaacccaagttcctggtggtagtggctcaacccaagttcctggtggtagtggatcaacccaagttcctggtggtagtggctcaacccaagttcctggtggtagtgggtcaacTGGAGGTCTTTCAAAAGAACCGCCGACCACTGTGGCCACAGTATCACCAACTTCCGGCCACACAGACGAGGCGCCAGTTAATCCTGATTGTGGCAACAACGTCCAGGGTCAAGCTGGTGCAGGCAATGCTGTTGCTCAGGAGACTGATGCAACAGAAGAAGCTTCCGACACCACAACCAAGACATTGCCAACGACCGTTCCTACCACAAGAACAACAACCATATCTCTTGTATGCCCTGCTGGATGGGAGCTCTTCAGCTCGTCTTGCTATCACTTTACCACAAAGAGAACAGGAAGCTGGCAGGAGGGAAGAGACTACTGTGCGAGTATCAACGGCGCCTACGTTAAGATCACCAACCTGACCGAGTTCAACTTTGTTAAAA GTCGGCTGACTGACAGCACCTGGATCGGTCTCAACGACCTAGGGAAGGAAGGTACCTTCATATGGGACTCCGATAAGAGCCTCGTCTCCTTCAAGAA GTGGGACGAAGGCGAACCAAACAATGGTGTGATACTATTCGAAAATGAAGACTGCGTCGAGATGGACAAAGACAAGGATTATAACTGGAACGATGAACAGTGCAGCTACGATAGGAG GTACGCCTGTGAGAGGAACGCCATCGTCATTCGAGGGTAG